In one window of Gossypium arboreum isolate Shixiya-1 chromosome 4, ASM2569848v2, whole genome shotgun sequence DNA:
- the LOC108460465 gene encoding LOW QUALITY PROTEIN: cell division cycle protein 48 homolog (The sequence of the model RefSeq protein was modified relative to this genomic sequence to represent the inferred CDS: inserted 1 base in 1 codon) — MSNQAESSDSKGAKKDFSTAILERKKAANRLVVDEAINDDNSVVSLHPDTMEKLQLFRGDTILIKGKKRKDTICIALADDTCDEPKIRMNKVVRSNLRVRLGDVVSVHQCPDVKYGKRVHILPVDDTIEGVTGNLFDAYLKPYFLEAYRPVRKGDLFLVRGGMRSVEFKVIETDPPEYCVVAPDTEIFCEGEPVKREDENRLDEVGYDDVGGVRKQMAQIRELVELPLRHPQLFKSIGVKPPKGILLFGPPGSGKTLIARAVANETGAFFFCINGPEIMSKLAGESESNLRKAFEEAEKNAPSIIFIDEIDSIAPKREKTHGEVERRIVSQLLTLMDGLKSRAHVIVIGATNRPNSIDPALRRFGRFDXEIDIGVPDEVGRLEVLRIHTKNMKLAEDVDLERISKETHGYVGADLAALCTEAALQCIREKMDVIDLEDETIDAEILNSMAVSNEHFQTALGTSNPSALRETVVEVPNVSWEDIGGLENVKRELQETVQYPVEHPEKFEKFGMSPSKGVLFYGPPGCGKTLLAKAIANECQANFISVKGPELLTMWFGESEANVREIFDKARQSAPCVLFFDELDSIATQRGSSVGDAGGAADRVLNQLLTEMDGMSAKKTVFIIGATNRPDIIDPALLRPGRLDQLIYIPLPDEDSRHQIFKACLRKSPIAKEVDLRALAKYTQGFSGADITEICQRACKYAIRENIEKDIERERRRSENPEAMEEDVEDEVAEIKPAHFEESMKFARRSVSDADIRKYQAFAQTLQQSRGFGSEFRFAETGSRTAASDPFAAAAGGADEDDLYS; from the exons ATGTCTAACCAAGCTGAGTCCTCTGACTC GAAGGGGGCTAAGAAGGATTTTAGTACGGCGATCTTGGAAAGAAAGAAGGCAGCAAATCGACTCGTTGTTGATGAGGCAATCAACGATGATAACTCTGTTGTTTCTCTTCATCCTGATACCATGGAAAAGCTTCAGCTGTTTCGCGGTGACACTATTCTCATCAAG ggaaagaaaaggaaagataCTATCTGCATTGCTCTGGCAGATGACACATGTGATGAACCTAAGATCAGGATGAATAAGGTTGTCAGGTCAAACTTGAGAGTTAGGCTTGGTGATGTTGTCTCTGTGCATCAGTGTCCAGATGTTAAGTATGGAAAACGTGTGCACATCTTGCCTGTGGATGACACAATTGAAGGGGTTACtggaaatctctttgatgcttacCTGAAAC CTTACTTTCTGGAAGCCTACCGCCCAGTGAGGAAGGGTGATCTCTTCCTTGTGAGGGGGGGAATGAGAAGTGTAGAATTCAAGGTTATTGAGACTGACCCTCCAGAGTATTGTGTGGTCGCACCAGACACTGAGATATTCTGTGAAGGAGAGCCTGTTAAGAGGGAGGATGAGAATAGATTAGATGAGGTGGGTTATGATGATGTTGGTGGAGTGAGAAAACAGATGGCTCAGATTCGGGAACTAGTGGAGCTTCCATTGAGGCATCCACAGTTATTTAAATCAATTGGCGTGAAGCCACCTAAAGGAATCTTGCTTTTTGGACCTCCTGGATCTGGAAAGACTTTGATTGCCCGTGCAGTTGCAAATGAAACTGGTGCTTTCTTTTTTTGCATCAACGGTCCTGAGATCATGTCAAAATTGGCCGGGGAGAGTGAAAGCAATCTTAGAAAAGCTTTTGAGGAAGCAGAGAAGAATGCACCATCTATCATATTCATTGATGAAATTGATTCAATTGCTCCGAAGAGAGAGAAGACACATGGTGAAGTTGAGAGGAGAATTGTCTCTCAGCTGTTGACATTGATGGATGGTCTTAAATCCCGTGCACATGTTATTGTTATTGGGGCCACAAATCGTCCCAATAGCATTGATCCTGCTCTTAGAAGGTTTGGAAGATTTG AGGAGATTGATATTGGTGTCCCTGATGAAGTTGGCCGTCTTGAGGTGCTCCGTATCCACACCAAGAACATGAAGCTGGCTGAAGAT GTTGATTTAGAAAGAATTTCCAAGGAGACACATGGCTATGTTGGTGCTGATCTCGCAGCTCTCTGTACTGAGGCAGCGTTACAGTGCATCAGGGAAAAGATGGATGTGATTGACTTGGAAGATGAGACAATAGATGCTGAGATACTCAACTCTATGGCAGTCTCAAATGAGCACTTCCAGACTGCTCTTGGAACAAGCAATCCATCAGCCCTGCGTGAAACT GTTGTTGAAGTACCTAACGTCAGTTGGGAAGATATTGGAGGCCTCGAGAATGTTAAAAGGGAGCTTCAAGAG ACTGTTCAATATCCTGTGGAGCATCCTGAAAAATTTGAGAAGTTCGGGATGTCACCCTCAAAGGGAGTACTATTCTATGGCCCTCCAGGATGTGGGAAAACCCTTTTGGCCAAAGCTATTGCCAATGAGTGTCAGGCAAACTTCATCAGTGTCAAGGGTCCAGAATTACTAACAATGTGGTTCGGAGAGAGTGAGGCCAATGTGAGGGAAATTTTTGACAAGGCTCGCCAGTCTGCTCCTTGTGTCCTGTTCTTTGATGAACTTGATTCAATTGCTACCCAG AGAGGAAGCAGCGTGGGTGATGCAGGGGGTGCTGCTGATAGGGTTTTGAACCAACTTCTTACTGAGATGGATGGCATGTCTGCAAAGAAAACTGTTTTCATCATTGGAGCCACCAACCGACCTGATATTATAGATCCAGCACTTCTGCGTCCAGGTCGTCTTGATCAGTTGATCTATATTCCTCTCCCTGACGAGGATTCTCGCCATCAGATTTTTAAGGCTTGCTTGAGGAAATCACCAATTGCAAAAGAGGTTGACCTCAGAGCTCTTGCCAAATATACTCAAGGGTTTAGTGGGGCTGATATCACAGAAATTTGCCAACGAGCATGTAAATATGCCATAAGAGAAAACATTGAAAAG GATATTGAGAGAGAAAGGAGAAGAAGTGAGAACCCtgaagctatggaggaagatgttGAGGATGAAGTGGCAGAAATCAAGCCTGCACATTTTGAGGAATCAATGAAGTTTGCTCGTAGGAGTGTGAGCGATGCTGACATCCGCAAATACCAAGCATTTGCTCAAACATTGCAGCAGTCGAGGGGATTTGGAAGTGAATTTAGGTTCGCTGAAACTGGTTCCAGGACTGCAGCCTCTGATCCTTTTGCTGCTGCTGCTGGAGGAGCTGATGAAGATGACCTTTACAGTTAA